One genomic window of Mycolicibacterium neoaurum includes the following:
- the ftsW gene encoding putative lipid II flippase FtsW: MPRTRFGQWLGRPMTSFHLIIAVAAILVTLGLIMVLSASGVYSYDSGGSPWTVFAKQSLWTGVGLIAFYLALRMPVSLMRRLAFPAFIFTIILLVLVLIPGIGKVANGSRGWFVIGGFSMQPSELAKIAFAIWGAHLLAARRLEQASMREMLIPLVPAAGLALTLIVLQPDLGQTVTLSIILLGLLWYAGLPLRVFASSLGAMVVAAGVLAVSAGYRSDRVQSWLNPGADPGGAGYQARQARFALANGGVFGNGLGQGTAKYNYLPNAHNDFIFAIIGEELGYVGAAGLLCLFGLFAYTGMRIARRSADPFLRLLTATVTLWVIGQAFINVGYVVGLLPVTGLQLPLISAGGTSTATTMLILGVITNAARHEPEAVAALRAGRDDRVTRLLRLPLPEPYVPSRLEVARDRLRTRGKPGKPGKTPAKQKPPAKSKSKTVARKPRQTPAVDARRASRREGHPADRAARSTGHHGDGRRASQRGRAEPRQARGQQGRARSLEGQRYG, from the coding sequence ATGCCGCGGACCCGGTTCGGCCAGTGGCTCGGCCGGCCGATGACCTCGTTCCACCTGATCATCGCGGTCGCGGCCATTCTGGTGACACTCGGCCTGATCATGGTGCTCTCGGCCTCCGGGGTGTACTCCTATGACTCCGGTGGGTCGCCATGGACGGTCTTCGCCAAACAGTCGCTGTGGACCGGCGTCGGGCTGATCGCGTTCTACCTGGCGCTGCGGATGCCCGTCTCGCTCATGCGCCGGTTGGCGTTCCCGGCCTTCATCTTCACCATCATCTTGCTGGTCCTAGTGCTCATCCCCGGTATCGGCAAGGTGGCCAACGGTTCTCGCGGCTGGTTCGTCATCGGCGGCTTCAGCATGCAGCCCTCCGAACTGGCCAAGATCGCGTTCGCCATCTGGGGCGCGCATTTGCTCGCGGCGCGGCGCCTTGAGCAAGCGTCGATGCGCGAGATGCTGATCCCGCTGGTCCCTGCCGCCGGTCTGGCGCTGACGTTGATCGTCCTGCAGCCCGACCTCGGGCAGACCGTGACGTTGAGCATCATCCTGCTCGGCCTGCTCTGGTACGCAGGTCTGCCGCTGCGGGTGTTCGCCAGCTCACTCGGGGCGATGGTGGTCGCCGCCGGCGTGCTGGCGGTTTCGGCCGGTTACCGCTCCGACCGCGTGCAGTCCTGGCTCAACCCGGGGGCCGACCCCGGCGGTGCGGGATATCAGGCCAGGCAGGCCCGTTTCGCGCTGGCCAACGGTGGCGTGTTCGGCAACGGACTCGGTCAGGGCACGGCCAAGTACAACTATCTGCCCAACGCGCACAACGACTTCATCTTCGCCATCATCGGCGAGGAACTCGGCTATGTCGGCGCCGCCGGTCTGCTGTGCCTGTTCGGTCTTTTCGCCTACACCGGAATGCGCATCGCACGCCGCTCGGCCGACCCGTTCCTGCGGCTGCTGACGGCCACCGTCACGCTGTGGGTGATCGGTCAGGCCTTCATCAACGTCGGCTACGTCGTCGGACTGCTCCCGGTGACGGGACTGCAGCTGCCGCTGATCTCCGCGGGTGGCACATCGACGGCCACGACGATGCTGATCCTCGGCGTCATCACCAATGCCGCTCGGCACGAACCCGAGGCAGTGGCGGCGTTGCGCGCCGGCCGCGACGATCGGGTCACCCGATTGCTGCGACTCCCGCTGCCCGAACCGTATGTGCCCAGCCGCCTCGAGGTCGCCCGCGACCGGCTGCGCACCAGGGGTAAGCCGGGCAAACCGGGCAAGACCCCCGCCAAGCAGAAGCCGCCCGCCAAGAGCAAGAGCAAGACGGTGGCCAGGAAGCCGCGCCAGACGCCCGCGGTCGATGCCAGGCGTGCGAGCCGTCGCGAGGGCCATCCGGCCGATCGAGCGGCACGGAGCACAGGGCATCATGGAGACGGCCGGCGCGCCTCCCAACGGGGCCGCGCCGAGCCGCGGCAGGCGCGAGGTCAACAGGGCCGAGCCCGCTCATTGGAAGGTCAGCGTTACGGGTGA
- the mraY gene encoding phospho-N-acetylmuramoyl-pentapeptide-transferase has product MKQILAAVAIALAVSIVLTPVLIRLFTKQGFGQEIREDGPASHQKKRGTPSMGGVAIMAGIWAGYLGTHLFGLPFGGEGPSASGLLVLGLATALAIVGFIDDLIKIRRSRNLGLNKRAKTIGQLTAAVLFGVLVLQFSNAEGLTPGSAQLSYVREIATVTLAPLVFVVFVVVLVSAWSNAVNLTDGLDGLAAGAMAMVSAAYVLITFWQYRNDCAASPSLGCYNVRDPLDLALVAAATAGACIGFLWWNAAPAKIFMGDTGSLALGGIIAGLSVTSRTEILAVVLGALFVAEVTSVVVQILAFRTTGRRVFRMAPFHHHFELVGWAETTVIIRFWLLTAIACGLGVALFYGEWLSIVGA; this is encoded by the coding sequence ATGAAGCAGATCCTGGCAGCGGTCGCGATCGCGCTTGCGGTGTCGATCGTGCTGACACCCGTGCTGATCCGGCTGTTCACCAAGCAGGGGTTCGGGCAAGAGATCCGTGAGGACGGCCCGGCCAGCCATCAGAAGAAGCGCGGCACGCCGTCGATGGGCGGGGTGGCCATCATGGCCGGCATCTGGGCCGGCTACCTGGGCACGCACCTGTTCGGCCTGCCGTTCGGCGGTGAGGGCCCCTCGGCATCGGGTCTGCTGGTGTTGGGACTGGCGACCGCACTGGCGATCGTCGGGTTCATCGACGATCTGATCAAGATCAGACGGTCCCGCAACTTGGGCCTGAACAAGCGGGCCAAGACCATCGGACAGTTGACCGCCGCGGTGCTCTTCGGGGTGCTGGTGCTGCAGTTCAGCAATGCCGAGGGACTGACCCCGGGCAGTGCGCAGCTGTCCTATGTGCGCGAGATCGCCACCGTGACGCTGGCGCCGCTGGTGTTCGTCGTCTTCGTGGTGGTGCTGGTCAGCGCCTGGTCGAATGCGGTCAACCTGACCGACGGTCTGGACGGGCTCGCCGCGGGAGCGATGGCCATGGTCAGCGCCGCCTACGTGTTGATCACGTTCTGGCAGTACCGCAACGACTGTGCGGCCAGCCCGAGCCTGGGCTGTTACAACGTCCGGGATCCGCTGGACCTCGCGCTGGTGGCGGCGGCGACGGCGGGGGCCTGTATCGGTTTCCTGTGGTGGAACGCCGCGCCGGCGAAGATCTTCATGGGTGATACGGGTTCGCTGGCGCTCGGCGGCATCATCGCCGGGCTGTCGGTGACCAGCCGGACCGAGATCCTGGCCGTGGTGCTCGGTGCGCTGTTCGTGGCCGAGGTGACCTCGGTGGTGGTGCAGATCCTGGCGTTCCGTACCACGGGCCGGCGGGTGTTCCGGATGGCGCCGTTCCACCATCACTTCGAGCTGGTCGGGTGGGCCGAGACGACGGTGATCATCCGGTTCTGGCTGCTGACGGCGATCGCCTGTGGTCTGGGAGTGGCGCTGTTCTACGGCGAATGGCTGTCGATCGTCGGCGCGTAG
- a CDS encoding UDP-N-acetylmuramoyl-tripeptide--D-alanyl-D-alanine ligase: MIEMTVAQVADIVGGELADISAAEAAASRITGTVEFDSRAVTSGGLFLALPGARSDGHDFAAGAVAAGAVAVLAARPVGVPAIVVPPAVAGDAGSGAVEHDDAAGSGAAVLAALAKLAAAVATELSAGGLRIIGVTGSSGKTSTKDLLAAVLTPLGEVVAPPGSFNNELGHPWTVLRATTDTDFLILEMSARHPGNIAALAAIATPSVGVVLNVGTAHLGEFGSREAIAATKSELPQSVPASGVVILNADDSAVAAMAAKTAARVVRVSRAPGADIWSSDEHLDELARPRFTLHTAAGAVDIALAVHGEHQVSNALAAAAVAVECGASLEQVATALAGAGPVSARRMNVSTRADGVTIVNDAYNANPDSMAAGLKALAWMARSGGQDGKRRSWAVLGEMAELGEDAIAEHDRIGRLAVRLDVSRLIVVGTGRSMSAMHQGAVMEGSWGSESVLVPDADAALALLQAELSPGDVVLVKASNAAGLGTLADRLAEQGSEQG; the protein is encoded by the coding sequence ATGATCGAGATGACCGTGGCCCAGGTGGCCGACATCGTTGGTGGCGAACTTGCCGATATCAGCGCCGCCGAGGCCGCGGCCAGCCGTATCACCGGAACCGTCGAATTCGATTCGCGCGCGGTGACTTCCGGCGGACTGTTCCTGGCGTTGCCGGGAGCGCGTTCGGACGGGCACGACTTCGCCGCCGGGGCCGTCGCGGCCGGAGCGGTGGCGGTGCTGGCCGCCCGACCGGTCGGGGTGCCCGCCATCGTGGTTCCCCCCGCGGTGGCCGGCGATGCCGGGTCCGGCGCGGTGGAGCATGACGATGCCGCGGGCTCGGGTGCCGCGGTGCTGGCCGCGCTGGCCAAGCTGGCCGCGGCCGTCGCCACCGAACTGAGCGCGGGCGGCCTGCGGATCATCGGCGTCACCGGATCCTCGGGTAAGACGTCGACCAAGGATCTGCTGGCCGCGGTGCTCACACCGCTGGGCGAGGTGGTGGCCCCGCCCGGGTCGTTCAACAACGAACTGGGCCATCCGTGGACGGTGCTGCGCGCCACCACCGACACCGACTTCCTGATCCTGGAGATGTCGGCACGGCATCCGGGGAACATCGCCGCGCTGGCGGCGATCGCCACCCCGTCGGTGGGTGTCGTGCTCAACGTCGGGACGGCGCATCTGGGCGAATTCGGTTCACGCGAGGCGATTGCGGCCACCAAATCCGAACTTCCGCAGTCGGTTCCGGCATCCGGTGTGGTGATCCTCAACGCCGACGACTCTGCGGTGGCCGCCATGGCCGCCAAGACCGCGGCACGCGTGGTGCGGGTGTCGCGCGCTCCAGGAGCCGATATCTGGTCGTCCGACGAGCATCTCGACGAGCTGGCCCGTCCCCGATTCACCCTGCACACCGCGGCCGGTGCGGTGGATATCGCGTTGGCCGTGCACGGCGAGCATCAGGTGTCCAACGCGCTTGCCGCGGCGGCGGTCGCGGTGGAGTGCGGTGCGAGCCTGGAGCAGGTGGCGACGGCACTGGCCGGGGCCGGTCCGGTCTCGGCGCGCCGGATGAACGTCAGCACCCGCGCCGACGGCGTCACCATCGTCAACGATGCCTACAACGCGAACCCGGATTCGATGGCGGCGGGCTTGAAGGCGCTGGCCTGGATGGCGCGGTCCGGCGGACAGGACGGCAAACGTCGTAGCTGGGCGGTGCTCGGCGAGATGGCCGAGCTCGGCGAGGACGCGATAGCCGAACACGATCGCATCGGCCGGTTGGCCGTGCGCTTAGATGTCTCTCGATTGATAGTCGTGGGAACCGGGAGATCGATGAGCGCCATGCATCAGGGGGCGGTGATGGAAGGGTCGTGGGGCAGTGAGTCTGTCCTGGTGCCCGACGCCGACGCCGCGCTGGCCCTGCTGCAGGCCGAGTTGAGCCCCGGTGACGTGGTGTTGGTGAAGGCGTCCAACGCCGCCGGGCTGGGCACGCTTGCCGATCGTCTCGCCGAGCAGGGGAGCGAGCAGGGATGA
- a CDS encoding UDP-N-acetylmuramoyl-L-alanyl-D-glutamate--2,6-diaminopimelate ligase: MTLRPSDPAGTHLGLLAQRIGVAAESDPDVRVTGVTLRSQDVRQGDLFAALPGQRAHGARFAADAVAAGAVAVLTDPAGIAEFGPIPAPVLIHPDPRTVLGGVAAQVYGDPSAALRVIGVTGTSGKTTTTYLIEAGLRAAGRVAGLIGTVGIRIDGHDEPSSLTTPEAPDLQALLAVMVERGVDTVVMEVSSHALTLGRVDGTSFAAGGFTNLSRDHLDFHPTMADYLNAKARLFEPDSPNCAERAVVCVDDEAGREIASRAAGAVRVATTAVDADWRIESVSTLARGSQEFVAVDPAGVHHRLRIGLPGRYNIANALLAIALLDTVDVSPEQAAPGLSSAAVPGRLETIDAGQDFLALVDYAHKPGALQAVLATLREQNSDGRLAVVFGAGGNRDAGKREPMGRIAAELADLVVITDDNPRNEDPQLIRSAIRAGAQGSAAEVVEIGDRRAAIEHAVGWARPGDVVLIAGKGHESGQTANGSTRPFDDRVELTAALNALRQNR; this comes from the coding sequence ATGACACTGCGTCCCTCCGATCCCGCCGGTACCCACCTGGGTCTGTTGGCGCAGCGCATCGGTGTGGCCGCGGAGTCCGATCCGGACGTCCGGGTCACCGGGGTGACGCTGCGCAGTCAGGATGTGCGCCAGGGTGACCTGTTCGCCGCCCTGCCGGGACAACGCGCACACGGTGCCCGATTCGCCGCCGATGCCGTCGCCGCCGGCGCGGTCGCGGTGCTCACCGACCCGGCCGGCATCGCCGAGTTCGGACCGATCCCCGCGCCGGTGCTGATCCATCCCGACCCGCGCACCGTGCTGGGCGGGGTGGCCGCGCAGGTATACGGAGACCCGTCCGCGGCGTTGCGTGTCATCGGTGTCACCGGCACGTCGGGCAAGACGACCACTACCTACCTGATCGAGGCGGGCCTGCGGGCAGCCGGTCGGGTCGCCGGTCTGATCGGCACCGTCGGCATCCGCATCGACGGCCACGACGAGCCCAGCTCGCTGACCACCCCCGAGGCGCCGGACCTGCAGGCCCTGCTCGCGGTCATGGTTGAGCGCGGTGTCGACACCGTCGTGATGGAGGTGTCCAGCCACGCGCTGACACTGGGCCGGGTGGACGGCACATCGTTCGCCGCCGGCGGTTTCACCAACCTGTCCCGCGATCACCTCGATTTTCACCCCACCATGGCCGACTACCTGAACGCCAAGGCCCGTCTGTTCGAACCGGATTCGCCCAACTGCGCCGAGCGGGCCGTGGTGTGTGTCGATGACGAGGCCGGGCGCGAGATCGCATCGCGTGCCGCCGGGGCCGTGCGCGTCGCGACCACCGCCGTCGACGCCGACTGGCGCATCGAATCGGTGTCGACGCTCGCCCGCGGCAGCCAGGAGTTCGTCGCCGTCGACCCGGCCGGGGTACATCACCGGCTACGGATAGGCCTGCCGGGCCGGTACAACATCGCCAATGCGCTGCTGGCCATCGCGCTGCTCGATACCGTCGATGTCTCGCCCGAACAGGCCGCACCGGGGCTGAGCTCGGCCGCGGTGCCGGGGCGGCTGGAGACGATCGACGCCGGACAGGACTTCCTGGCCCTGGTGGACTACGCACACAAACCGGGCGCGCTGCAGGCGGTGCTGGCCACCCTGCGCGAGCAGAACTCCGACGGTCGGCTCGCGGTGGTGTTCGGCGCGGGCGGTAACCGCGATGCCGGCAAGCGCGAACCGATGGGTCGGATCGCCGCCGAACTGGCGGACCTGGTCGTCATCACCGACGACAATCCGCGCAACGAGGACCCGCAGCTGATCCGGTCGGCGATCCGGGCCGGTGCCCAGGGGTCGGCCGCCGAGGTGGTCGAGATCGGTGATCGACGCGCGGCCATCGAGCACGCGGTGGGCTGGGCTCGTCCGGGTGACGTGGTGCTCATCGCGGGCAAGGGCCACGAGTCCGGGCAGACCGCGAACGGGTCAACCCGCCCCTTCGACGACCGGGTCGAACTGACCGCCGCGCTGAATGCATTGAGGCAGAACCGATGA